The Candidatus Deferrimicrobiaceae bacterium genome contains a region encoding:
- a CDS encoding peptidoglycan DD-metalloendopeptidase family protein, producing MTVFRAPAKSALCAALIAALLFVPGFASAGSTQTRLGKEKARLTELRKKAEKAAAELDETLEREQSARHKVDDIRKRLARQRILIARIDRKLSELAREMEKAESEVRAIEEERASTQQRLDRAAVLAFRGERDHAGLVPAEARGERLRYFARRVIASEAQRAGRLTTEKEEKENALSGIERKVELSEKRISREKRVGESLQSERKKEAGRLAGIQAQKEKKEKELKALRARVARMEALVTRIERQVREAERRRPRKGKGEGPARFSAVPGGLVAPVRGKVVGPFGTVRDPVFDVDVENHGVEIEAPSGSPIRAIGKGNVVFSGTVSGFGKVLIIQHGTGLFSVYGKAESFSVAQDQVVAPGQNIGRLPESPGGKSVLYLELRAAGTAIDPTAVIPLSR from the coding sequence CCGCGCGCCGGCGAAATCCGCTCTCTGCGCGGCGTTGATCGCCGCCCTTCTGTTCGTCCCGGGCTTCGCCTCCGCGGGAAGTACGCAGACCCGGCTCGGCAAAGAGAAGGCGCGTCTTACCGAGTTGCGCAAAAAGGCGGAGAAGGCGGCGGCCGAGCTCGACGAAACCCTGGAGCGCGAGCAGTCGGCGCGCCACAAGGTGGACGACATCCGGAAGCGGCTTGCCCGCCAGCGGATCCTCATCGCGCGGATCGACCGGAAGCTTTCCGAGCTTGCCCGGGAAATGGAGAAGGCCGAATCGGAGGTCCGCGCCATCGAGGAGGAGCGGGCGAGCACGCAGCAGCGGCTGGATCGGGCGGCGGTCCTTGCCTTTCGCGGGGAGAGGGACCACGCGGGACTGGTCCCCGCGGAGGCGCGCGGAGAGCGGCTTCGGTACTTCGCGAGGCGGGTGATCGCCTCGGAGGCGCAGAGGGCCGGCCGCCTCACGACCGAAAAGGAGGAGAAAGAGAACGCGCTCTCCGGAATCGAGCGCAAGGTCGAGTTGTCGGAGAAGAGGATCTCCCGGGAAAAGAGGGTGGGGGAGTCGCTCCAGTCGGAGCGGAAGAAGGAGGCGGGGCGGCTCGCGGGGATCCAGGCCCAGAAGGAAAAGAAGGAGAAGGAGCTCAAGGCCCTCCGCGCTCGCGTGGCGAGGATGGAGGCGCTCGTCACGCGGATCGAGCGTCAGGTGCGGGAGGCGGAGCGACGGCGTCCCCGGAAAGGGAAAGGGGAAGGCCCCGCGCGCTTCTCGGCCGTCCCGGGGGGGCTGGTCGCGCCCGTCCGGGGGAAGGTCGTGGGCCCCTTCGGAACGGTCCGGGACCCTGTCTTCGACGTCGACGTGGAGAACCACGGCGTGGAGATCGAAGCCCCTTCCGGATCGCCGATCCGCGCTATCGGGAAAGGGAATGTCGTCTTTTCCGGCACGGTTTCCGGATTCGGCAAGGTGCTCATCATCCAGCACGGCACCGGCCTCTTCTCCGTGTACGGAAAGGCGGAATCGTTCAGCGTCGCCCAGGACCAGGTCGTCGCGCCGGGGCAGAACATCGGCCGCCTTCCCGAGAGCCCCGGCGGGAAATCGGTGCTATACTTGGAACTCAGGGCCGCAGGGACCGCCATCGATCCCACGGCGGTGATCCCCCTTTCCCGATAA
- a CDS encoding divergent polysaccharide deacetylase family protein — translation MKRRTSERGERNAGKRWRWGPLMLGAFLAGLFTIGAAILMPGGENRTGAFSPAREDPSAVPAAPGGGAQNVPASRQPLPPGGAIRGEGTPPRLAIVVDDCGYDPTRDAEWLKFPEKITLSVIPFGPSSRRLAQSAHERGFGVLINVPMEPEGSVSDRTEGFRLRRGMRGEEMETLLGRMIEENPWATGASNHMGSAFTADLESMTTFVSLLKGKGLFLLDSMTTSRSVAVRAALQAGIPVARRDVFLDADMAPEEMRVQWKKTIAIAKEKGTAVLLCQGREDSLRTMLDLVPDLEAEGVRAVTLTELLSPVRSL, via the coding sequence ATGAAGCGCCGAACGTCCGAAAGGGGAGAGAGGAACGCCGGGAAGCGGTGGCGATGGGGGCCGCTGATGCTCGGGGCGTTTCTCGCGGGGCTTTTCACCATCGGCGCGGCGATTCTCATGCCCGGGGGGGAAAACAGGACCGGGGCATTCTCCCCGGCGCGGGAAGATCCCTCCGCCGTTCCCGCCGCGCCCGGCGGAGGCGCACAAAACGTCCCGGCGTCCCGGCAGCCGTTACCGCCGGGCGGCGCGATTCGGGGGGAGGGAACGCCGCCGCGCCTCGCGATCGTGGTGGACGATTGCGGGTACGACCCCACAAGAGACGCCGAGTGGCTGAAATTCCCCGAAAAAATCACGCTGTCGGTCATCCCCTTCGGTCCCTCCTCACGCCGGCTTGCGCAATCCGCACACGAGCGCGGCTTCGGGGTGCTGATTAACGTGCCGATGGAGCCCGAAGGGAGCGTTTCCGACCGGACGGAGGGGTTTCGGCTTCGCAGGGGGATGAGGGGGGAGGAAATGGAGACTCTGCTCGGCAGGATGATCGAGGAGAACCCCTGGGCAACGGGCGCCAGCAACCACATGGGCTCCGCCTTCACCGCCGACCTGGAATCGATGACGACGTTTGTCTCCCTCCTCAAGGGCAAGGGGCTGTTCCTCCTGGACAGCATGACCACCTCGCGGTCGGTTGCGGTCAGGGCCGCCCTCCAGGCGGGGATCCCGGTGGCGCGGCGCGACGTCTTTCTCGACGCGGACATGGCGCCGGAGGAGATGCGCGTGCAGTGGAAGAAGACGATAGCGATCGCCAAGGAAAAGGGGACGGCCGTCCTCCTCTGCCAAGGGAGGGAGGATTCTCTTCGGACGATGCTCGACCTCGTCCCGGACCTGGAGGCCGAAGGAGTGCGGGCCGTGACGCTCACCGAGCTGCTTTCGCCGGTGCGGTCGCTGTGA
- the xseA gene encoding exodeoxyribonuclease VII large subunit, whose translation MSVSELTAGIKGCLEGTFRFVRVEGEVSNHKLSPSGHRYFSLKDEGAQIRVVLFRGRERFVYGEIRDGQVAVVTGSVGVYEKKGEYQLYAQSVEMRGLGSLLLELEKRKARLAAEGLFAPERKRPLPRFPARIGIVTSREGAALRDMIRIARRRWPPIGITLAPALVQGESAAVDIAQAIEVLAAHGGVDLIIVGRGGGSVEDLWAFNEEAVVRAIAASPVPTISAVGHETDFTLADLAADHRAATPTAAAQMAVPDRAELRDRVANLSMRLRKTEQYRRETLRREWRIAVGALSDPRPLLQARRYAVVERTDALGEVLRGAMRGWRETVAALAGSVRLHSPAAWVSRRRGDLALLAERAARQSDARRAGYRRAIEVLAGKLAALDPTSVLSRGYAIATHRGTGRAVRSSSEVAPGDAVDVRVADGAFGAVVEGKKG comes from the coding sequence GTGAGCGTTTCCGAGCTGACCGCGGGCATCAAGGGCTGCCTCGAAGGGACGTTCCGGTTCGTCCGCGTGGAAGGGGAGGTGTCGAACCACAAGCTGTCCCCTTCCGGGCACCGGTACTTTTCTCTCAAGGACGAGGGGGCCCAGATCCGAGTCGTCCTCTTCCGGGGCAGGGAGCGGTTCGTCTACGGAGAGATCCGGGACGGCCAGGTCGCGGTCGTCACGGGATCCGTGGGCGTCTACGAGAAGAAGGGGGAGTATCAGCTGTACGCCCAGTCCGTCGAGATGCGCGGACTGGGAAGCCTGCTCCTCGAGCTCGAGAAGAGGAAGGCGAGGCTCGCCGCCGAGGGACTGTTCGCCCCCGAGAGAAAGAGGCCCCTTCCCCGGTTTCCGGCCCGCATCGGGATCGTGACCTCGCGGGAGGGGGCGGCCCTGCGGGACATGATCCGCATTGCCCGGCGCAGGTGGCCCCCGATCGGGATCACGCTCGCCCCGGCGCTGGTGCAGGGGGAGAGCGCCGCCGTGGACATCGCGCAGGCGATCGAGGTCCTTGCCGCGCACGGCGGGGTCGACCTGATCATCGTGGGCCGGGGGGGGGGCTCGGTGGAGGACCTCTGGGCGTTCAACGAGGAGGCGGTCGTAAGGGCGATCGCGGCCTCTCCCGTTCCGACGATCAGCGCCGTCGGGCATGAAACCGACTTCACCCTCGCGGATCTGGCCGCGGATCACCGGGCGGCGACGCCCACGGCCGCCGCGCAGATGGCCGTACCCGACAGGGCGGAACTCCGGGATCGCGTCGCGAACCTGTCGATGCGCCTCCGGAAGACGGAGCAGTACCGGAGAGAGACGCTTCGCCGCGAGTGGCGGATCGCGGTGGGAGCCCTGTCCGACCCGCGCCCCCTCCTCCAGGCGCGGCGGTACGCGGTCGTGGAACGGACCGACGCGCTCGGGGAGGTGTTGCGCGGCGCGATGCGGGGATGGAGAGAGACGGTGGCGGCCCTCGCCGGATCCGTGCGCCTCCATTCCCCCGCCGCCTGGGTCTCCCGGAGACGGGGGGATCTCGCGCTCCTCGCGGAGCGGGCGGCACGCCAATCGGACGCCAGGCGCGCGGGGTATCGGCGCGCGATCGAGGTCCTTGCGGGAAAACTCGCGGCCCTCGACCCGACGTCGGTCCTGAGCAGGGGATACGCCATCGCGACGCACCGGGGCACGGGTCGCGCGGTACGGTCTTCCTCCGAAGTAGCCCCGGGAGACGCGGTCGACGTCCGGGTGGCCGACGGGGCGTTCGGCGCGGTGGTGGAGGGGAAGAAAGGATGA
- the xseB gene encoding exodeoxyribonuclease VII small subunit: MPAKGKEHTFEEALKSLENVVAKLESGETNLEESIRLFEEGMRLSVLCQKRLDDADKKIETLLRKPGGVVTGTEDEASILGDEE; encoded by the coding sequence ATGCCGGCGAAGGGGAAAGAGCACACCTTTGAAGAGGCCCTGAAGAGCCTGGAAAATGTCGTCGCGAAGCTCGAATCGGGCGAGACGAACCTCGAGGAGTCGATCCGGCTCTTCGAGGAGGGGATGAGGTTGTCCGTCCTCTGCCAGAAGCGGCTCGACGACGCCGACAAGAAGATCGAGACGCTGTTGCGGAAACCGGGCGGGGTCGTCACCGGGACGGAAGACGAGGCAAGCATTCTCGGGGATGAGGAGTGA
- a CDS encoding M23 family metallopeptidase, whose translation MRTTTLALLFLVLLFPLPAPGGGDVPVAAAAGAFPVRLSAGQPAQGDLLVVEATPPPGADNVVMVWKGREIPMREEGAGRFLGLVGVDLLEPPGTAVLSVRGSQEGETFRVESRIEVRKGTFPVQELTLPKSMTQFDAATLERISREARALEERFSRVFSPPAWSFPFLPPVAEYRPKGFGVRRLINGEPRSPHAGVDVDLPAGTPVVAIADGAVTFAGEQFFGGNSVVLDHGGGLFSIYYHLQDIAVSEGRKVARGERIGAVGASGRATGPHLHFGVRAAGGRIDPSLLFSLPSR comes from the coding sequence ATGAGGACGACGACCCTCGCCCTTCTTTTTCTCGTTCTCCTTTTTCCCCTTCCCGCCCCGGGGGGCGGGGACGTGCCGGTAGCCGCGGCGGCGGGCGCGTTCCCGGTCCGGCTTTCCGCCGGGCAGCCGGCCCAGGGAGATTTGCTGGTCGTGGAGGCGACGCCCCCGCCCGGGGCGGACAACGTCGTCATGGTCTGGAAGGGACGGGAGATCCCGATGCGGGAGGAAGGGGCGGGGCGCTTCCTGGGACTGGTCGGGGTTGATCTTCTGGAGCCGCCGGGGACCGCCGTTCTTTCCGTCCGGGGGTCGCAGGAAGGCGAAACCTTCCGGGTCGAGTCGCGGATCGAGGTCCGCAAAGGGACCTTTCCGGTGCAGGAACTCACCCTGCCCAAATCGATGACGCAGTTCGACGCCGCGACCCTCGAACGGATCAGCCGGGAGGCGAGGGCGTTGGAGGAGCGGTTCTCCCGCGTCTTCTCCCCTCCCGCCTGGAGTTTCCCGTTTCTCCCGCCGGTGGCGGAGTACCGGCCAAAGGGGTTCGGCGTCCGCAGGCTCATCAACGGCGAGCCCCGCAGCCCCCATGCCGGAGTGGACGTGGATCTCCCGGCGGGGACGCCCGTCGTGGCGATCGCGGACGGGGCCGTGACGTTTGCGGGGGAGCAGTTCTTCGGCGGGAACTCGGTGGTGCTGGACCACGGGGGAGGCCTCTTCAGCATCTATTACCATCTGCAGGATATCGCCGTCTCCGAGGGACGGAAGGTCGCCCGCGGGGAGAGGATCGGCGCGGTCGGTGCGAGCGGGCGGGCAACGGGGCCCCACCTCCACTTCGGCGTCCGGGCCGCGGGGGGGCGGATCGACCCGTCGCTCCTTTTTTCCCTTCCATCGCGTTGA
- a CDS encoding S41 family peptidase, translating to MKGRKWWGPAAVIFVFLLGFISGDITSHRYMAQANVVYEKLKIFGDVLSAVQTSYVEEPDMDKLVEGAIKGMLQNLDPHSSYLTPDMMKQMEVETKGMFGGLGIEIGIKDSILTVISPIEDTPAFREGLKAGDKIVKIENESTKEMTVMDAVKRLRGEPGTKVTIWIAREGFTEPRAFTITRDIIKIKSVKTKDMGDGIGYIRLLQFQQDTDDELEKALEAQKKEKNGMRGLVLDLRNNPGGLLDQAVKVADKFIESGLIVYTDGRIEAQKYKYSAHREKTYSGFPIVVLVNAGSASASEIVAGALQDHGRAVLLGTPTFGKGSVQTIIPLEDGSALRLTTARYFTPNGRSIQAKGIEPDIVVRDGRDPVAGAHPGPIREKDIERHLRGDGEEGTQETPEGEPPPAKEIRMKKELPGEEKPGKDSAAPALEKKKGEEKDGQLERAVELLKGWEIFKTRFIDKAKAS from the coding sequence ATGAAGGGGAGGAAATGGTGGGGCCCCGCGGCCGTCATCTTCGTGTTTCTCCTGGGGTTCATCTCCGGAGACATCACCTCGCACCGCTACATGGCCCAGGCGAACGTCGTATACGAAAAGCTGAAAATCTTCGGGGACGTCCTCTCCGCCGTCCAGACCAGCTACGTCGAGGAGCCGGACATGGACAAACTCGTGGAGGGGGCCATCAAGGGGATGCTTCAGAACCTCGACCCCCACAGTTCCTACCTGACCCCGGACATGATGAAGCAGATGGAGGTCGAGACGAAGGGGATGTTCGGGGGCCTGGGGATCGAGATCGGCATCAAGGACAGCATCCTCACCGTCATCTCCCCGATCGAGGACACGCCGGCGTTCCGCGAGGGGTTGAAGGCGGGCGACAAGATCGTGAAGATCGAGAACGAATCCACCAAGGAGATGACCGTGATGGACGCGGTCAAGCGTCTCCGGGGAGAGCCCGGGACGAAGGTGACGATCTGGATCGCCCGGGAGGGGTTCACGGAACCCAGGGCATTCACCATCACGCGCGACATCATCAAGATCAAGAGCGTGAAGACGAAAGACATGGGGGACGGGATCGGCTACATCAGGCTCCTCCAGTTCCAGCAGGACACCGACGACGAGCTGGAAAAGGCGCTCGAGGCGCAGAAGAAGGAGAAGAACGGGATGCGAGGCCTGGTGCTCGATCTGCGCAACAACCCGGGAGGGTTGCTGGACCAGGCGGTGAAGGTGGCGGACAAGTTCATCGAGTCGGGGCTCATCGTCTACACCGACGGGCGCATCGAGGCCCAGAAATACAAATACTCGGCCCACCGGGAAAAAACGTACAGCGGATTCCCGATCGTCGTCCTGGTGAACGCCGGTTCGGCCTCCGCGTCGGAGATCGTCGCGGGCGCGCTCCAGGACCACGGGCGCGCGGTCCTGCTGGGAACGCCGACGTTCGGCAAAGGGTCCGTCCAGACGATCATCCCGCTGGAGGACGGATCGGCCCTCCGGCTCACCACGGCCCGGTACTTCACCCCCAACGGGCGGTCCATCCAGGCGAAGGGGATCGAGCCGGATATCGTCGTGCGCGACGGACGGGATCCCGTCGCGGGGGCGCATCCCGGTCCGATCCGGGAGAAGGACATCGAGCGACACCTGCGAGGCGATGGGGAGGAAGGGACCCAGGAGACTCCCGAGGGGGAACCCCCTCCCGCCAAAGAGATCAGGATGAAGAAGGAGCTGCCGGGGGAGGAGAAGCCCGGCAAGGATTCCGCCGCCCCGGCCCTGGAGAAAAAGAAGGGCGAGGAGAAGGACGGCCAGCTTGAGCGGGCCGTGGAGCTGCTGAAAGGGTGGGAGATCTTCAAGACCCGCTTCATCGACAAGGCGAAGGCGTCCTGA